The following proteins are encoded in a genomic region of Liolophura sinensis isolate JHLJ2023 chromosome 7, CUHK_Ljap_v2, whole genome shotgun sequence:
- the LOC135470701 gene encoding receptor-type tyrosine-protein phosphatase mu-like, whose product MEKIEELDIGEHRTHLKKRDDHSRVLLSVTDDQDTDYINACYINGYNEPKKYIASQGPNDVILNDFLRMIWEQKSGKIVMVTNLVEATKTKCCQYWPDEGSESFGLITVTLLDEENYADFTVRTLQLTHITRKQESQTVKQFHFTAWPDHGVPAHATALLDFRDKVNTCQTQVSGPVVVHCSAGVGRTGTYMALDYLIAQAHDEGVVDVPACVRQLREQRVNMVQTLEQYKFLHEALAESLKLGSTSVPGVEFPRVFVELCTQNPETGMTKMAEQFQSLQRLTAPLDKAVITAARHPDNVSKNRSDRILAADTCRPYLSTPVPDGNNYINAVYLPTFKSKRGLIITHTPLPNTVLDFWRLVYDHDITVIVMIDLIERDDKDSGIYWPLEGKHFDPFVVKVKDKQECEGFSVWTYHLSHKDTKVAHPVKQFRCNFWTGDSTPTSIASLLSVIEEATNWQQNAGNVPVLVHCRDGVTKSGLYCVATSVIERLKMDEEVNIIHTVKQMRANRPQIITDLNQFQFLHQVALEYLETAHTYANIV is encoded by the exons atggagaaaatcGAGGAACTGGACATTGGTGAGCATAGGACGCACCTGAAGAAAAGAG ATGACCATTCCAGGGTGTTGTTGTCCGTGACAGATGACCAGGACACGGACTATATCAATGCCTGTTATATCAAT GGTTACAACGAACCAAAGAAATACATTGCTTCACAGG GACCCAATGATGTCATCCTGAACGATTTTCTGCGAATGATCTGGGAACAGAAGTCTGGGAAGATCGTCATGGTAACCAACTTAGTAGAGGCAACAAAG ACCAAGTGCTGTCAATACTGGCCTGATGAAGGATCAGAGAGTTTTGGTCTGATCACAGTGACCTTACTGGATGAGGAGAATTACGCGGATTTCACCGTGAGAACTCTGCAACTGACACACATTACG AGAAAGCAGGAAAGTCAAACTGTGAAACAGTTCCACTTTACCGCCTGGCCTGATCACGGTGTACCTGCGCACGCTACTGCGTTACTGGACTTCCGGGATAAAGTTAACACTTGTCAGACACAAGTCAGTGGACCAGTTGTCGTGCACTGCAG CGCCGGTGTCGGGCGTACGGGAACATACATGGCTCTGGATTACCTAATCGCCCAGGCTCATGACGAGGGAGTGGTGGATGTGCCTGCCTGTGTCAGGCAACTCCGGGAACAGCGAGTTAACATGGTCCAGACTCTG GAGCAGTACAAATTCCTTCACGAAGCGCTAGCAGAATCGTTAAAACTTGGAAGTACCAGTGTTCCTGGTGTGGAATTCCCTCGTGTCTTTGTTGAATTGTGTACCCAAAACCCAGAGACCGGTATGACCAAGATGGCGGAACAGTTCCAG TCTCTCCAGAGGCTGACAGCTCCCCTGGATAAAGCCGTTATCACCGCGGCACGTCATCCGGACAACGTCTCCAAAAACAGATCAGACAGAATCCTGGCAG CGGACACGTGCAGACCATACCTGTCAACTCCTGTACCTGACGGCAATAACTACATTAATGCTGTATACCTGCCA ACGTTCAAATCGAAGAGGGGTTTAATCATCACTCATACTCCTCTGCCAAACACAGTTCTGGATTTCTGGCGCCTGGTGTACGACCACGACATAACTGTCATCGTCATGATAGACTTGATAGAGCGAGATGATAAG GACTCAGGAATATACTGGCCATTGGAAGGAAAACATTTTGACCCATTTGTGGTGAAAGTCAAGGACAAACAAGAGTGCGAGGGGTTTTCCGTGTGGACTTACCATTTGTCTCACAAGGACACG AAGGTAGCGCACCCTGTCAAGCAGTTCCGGTGTAACTTTTGGACCGGGGATTCAACCCCAACCTCTATAGCGTCACTGCTGTCCGTCATAGAAGAGGCGACGAACTGGCAGCAAAACGCAGGCAACGTACCAGTTTTGGTACACTGTAG AGACGGCGTGACGAAAAGCGGTCTGTACTGTGTGGCCACCTCAGTGATAGAGAGACTGAAGATGGATGAGGAAGTGAACATCATCCACACGGTGAAACAGATGAGGGCCAACAGGCCACAAATCATCACAGACCTG AATCAGTTCCAGTTCCTGCATCAGGTGGCTTTGGAGTATCTGGAGACAGCCCACACATATGCTAATATTGTCTAG